CGCCGCAGGAGCTGGGCCCGGCCCTGGCGCAGCTGGTGGCCGagcaggcggcggcggcggccggcgGCCGCTTCTCGCTGGGGCTCTCCGGAGGGAGCTTAGTTGGGCTTCTCTCCCGCGATCTCCCTCCCGCCGTCGCTCCCaccggccccgccgccccggCCCACTGGCTCGTTGCCTTCTGCGACGAGCGCCTGGTGCCGCCCCAGCACCCGGAGAGCACCGTGGGGGCCTACGAGGTGAGCGGGGCCGGGATGACGGAGCCTTGAGCAGGTCCGGGGCCCGCCCTGACCGTCCCCGATCTCCGCAGGCCCAATTGCTGCCGCGGCTGCCGGGCCCCGGGCCGCGGGTCCTGGCTCTCACCCCCGGGCtggcccccgccgccgccgccgaggACTACGCAGCGCAGCTCCGGCAGGTACCGGCCGTGGCGGGAGTCTggggaagggggggtggggggggcgaGCAGCGGGAATCCGGCCCCGGTTCCACCCCCACCGTCTCTCCGCAGGCTTTTCCCGGTCAGGAGGTTCCTGTCTtcgacctgctgctgctgggggtcgGGCCGGACGGCCACACCTGCTCCCTGTTCCCCGACCACCCCCTGCTCCGGGTTGAGGGGATTGCGTGTGAGATTGGTGTTGAAGGGTGAGTTTGGTGTATTCCCCACTGATTCAGTGGTCAATCCCAGCCATGGGGTGGTGGCGGTAGGTGATGGGTACACGGGAGTAGAGGTTCCTCTGGAGAAAACTCATTCTTCATTAAGTATAAGAGATTGAATGGTTACGAGGGTGGGGTCACCAAACCAGGGGACCCTCTGGGTGAAAGCTCATCCCCATCATCTATAGATGAGATTTCCAGGAGGGTCACCTATTGGGGACCCTCTGGCAAggcccttttcttctccaaatcgTCTTGGGAGCTGTTTGTCCAGCGGTGGgttcacccccccccccccccccccccccccccccccccccccccaccacaccACAAACACCCATCCTTGTGCCTCTGGTGGCCTTTTTGGCCTTTGGTGCATCCCACTGCACACCTCGGCAGCAAGCCCTCACCACAGTTGCCAGCCTGGTGGGGTGGCGGGGGAGCGGCGGATTGGGAGACTCTTGGAGGTGCTAGCGCTA
This Indicator indicator isolate 239-I01 unplaced genomic scaffold, UM_Iind_1.1 iindUn_scaffold_224, whole genome shotgun sequence DNA region includes the following protein-coding sequences:
- the PGLS gene encoding 6-phosphogluconolactonase, which encodes MAPAAAPRVSVFPSPQELGPALAQLVAEQAAAAAGGRFSLGLSGGSLVGLLSRDLPPAVAPTGPAAPAHWLVAFCDERLVPPQHPESTVGAYEAQLLPRLPGPGPRVLALTPGLAPAAAAEDYAAQLRQAFPGQEVPVFDLLLLGVGPDGHTCSLFPDHPLLRVEGIACEIGVEGAWMKFDLWGNASHAGIDASARSHVWGRKVNAED